One region of Streptomyces sp. NBC_00442 genomic DNA includes:
- a CDS encoding CaiB/BaiF CoA transferase family protein: MSTQPLPLEGITVVSVEQAVSAPFATRQLADLGARVIKVERIDGGDFARRYDTAARGLASHFVWCNRGKESVALDLKDPRGLDILRQLVAGADVFVQNLAHGAAARLGLDAATLCAAHPRLVAVDISGYGAEGPYAHKRAYDMLVQCEAGLVSVTGTPEQPVKAGIPAADIAAAMYAFSGVLAALVRRGTTGLGGPVEISMLEALAEWLGHPLHHVMHGGTEPARTGLAHAVIAPYDAYTTADGGQVLLSVQNDREWRRLAELVLERAELAHDPGFATNAARVAHRTRTDEVVARALAGLTAAEAVERLEAAGIACAGLNTVGEVAAHPQLAARGRWREVGSPVGPLRALLPPINLGGSQEAVMGAVPALGEHTCATLRALGMTDEQMAGLRREGVIA; this comes from the coding sequence ATGAGCACTCAGCCGCTGCCCCTCGAAGGCATCACCGTCGTCTCCGTCGAACAGGCCGTTTCCGCGCCGTTCGCGACCCGGCAGCTCGCCGATCTCGGGGCCCGCGTCATCAAGGTCGAGCGCATCGACGGCGGCGACTTCGCCCGCCGCTACGACACCGCGGCCCGGGGTCTCGCCTCGCACTTCGTGTGGTGCAACCGCGGCAAGGAGTCGGTGGCCCTCGACCTCAAGGACCCGAGGGGACTCGACATCCTGCGCCAACTCGTCGCGGGCGCCGATGTGTTCGTGCAGAACCTGGCGCACGGCGCGGCCGCCCGGCTCGGCCTGGACGCGGCCACCCTGTGCGCCGCCCACCCGCGGCTCGTGGCGGTCGACATCTCCGGCTACGGCGCCGAGGGACCGTACGCGCACAAGCGTGCCTACGACATGCTGGTGCAGTGCGAGGCGGGCCTCGTGTCGGTCACCGGGACGCCCGAGCAGCCCGTCAAGGCCGGAATCCCGGCCGCCGACATCGCGGCCGCCATGTACGCCTTCTCGGGCGTCCTGGCGGCCCTGGTGCGGCGCGGCACCACGGGGCTCGGCGGGCCGGTGGAGATCTCGATGCTGGAGGCGCTCGCCGAATGGCTCGGGCATCCGCTGCACCATGTGATGCACGGAGGCACCGAACCGGCGCGCACCGGGCTCGCGCACGCCGTGATCGCGCCGTACGACGCCTACACGACGGCCGACGGCGGGCAGGTACTGCTGTCGGTCCAGAACGACCGCGAGTGGCGGCGCCTGGCGGAACTGGTCCTGGAGCGCGCCGAGTTGGCGCACGATCCCGGCTTCGCCACCAACGCGGCCCGGGTCGCGCACCGGACGAGGACGGACGAGGTGGTGGCACGGGCCCTGGCCGGCCTGACCGCGGCCGAGGCGGTCGAGCGCCTGGAGGCGGCCGGGATCGCGTGCGCCGGGCTCAACACGGTCGGCGAGGTCGCCGCGCATCCACAGCTCGCGGCGCGCGGCCGGTGGCGGGAGGTCGGGTCACCGGTGGGGCCGCTCCGGGCACTGCTGCCGCCCATCAATCTGGGCGGCAGCCAGGAGGCTGTGATGGGTGCGGTTCCCGCGCTCGGCGAGCACACCTGCGCAACCCTGCGGGCCCTGGGAATGACGGACGAGCAGATGGCCGGGTTGCGCAGGGAGGGCGTGATCGCCTGA
- a CDS encoding serine/threonine-protein kinase: protein MSEVPGTERRLIAGRYRLLSPLGRGGMGVVWRARDEVLGREVAVKEVRAPAALDTPEVRRLYARLEREAWAAARISHRNVVTVYDVAAEDGRPWIVMELVRGLALSDVLEARGPLAPQRAALIGAEVLAALRAAHEAGVVHRDVKPANVLLADDGRVVLTDFGIATVAGSQTLTMTGEVVGSPEFLAPERALGRTPGPASDLWSLGVLLYVAVEGRSPFRLDTPLSTLRAVVDDALPPPRRAGALAPVIEGLLRKDPAQRLPADEAEHRLRRVAAGGTPVGGSEATTVVTGPPGAPPAPVPASAPRTSVLPHSGAASVGAASVGARTATGRGGTGPRHTGTVLLAGALVLLCALGWLVWLLVRDNSGTASGGSPTGGAPVPSVPHSPSAAGATGGTPESSVPAPSPSASTADGSPSPAPPAAQSVRLAVQVVRARYRGACPAPVASAPEMVVAFTVGRTPAELEYRWVTRDGRSSAPEWKTLSFAAGGPRTRQVAHTESPARGGSNEVHVEVRAPVKGASDAVAYAVTCDEETPPGGPSSSPSPSPTPTGASSPPAG from the coding sequence GTGAGCGAAGTGCCGGGCACTGAGCGGCGGTTGATCGCGGGACGCTACCGGCTCCTCTCCCCTCTCGGCCGCGGCGGCATGGGCGTGGTGTGGCGGGCGCGCGACGAGGTCCTGGGCCGCGAGGTCGCCGTCAAGGAGGTCCGGGCCCCGGCGGCCCTCGACACCCCCGAGGTACGGCGGCTGTACGCGCGGCTGGAGCGCGAGGCCTGGGCCGCGGCGCGGATCTCGCACCGCAACGTGGTCACGGTGTACGACGTGGCGGCCGAGGACGGACGGCCGTGGATCGTCATGGAGCTGGTGCGCGGGCTCGCCCTGTCCGACGTGCTGGAGGCGCGGGGCCCGCTGGCCCCCCAGCGCGCCGCACTCATCGGCGCCGAGGTGCTCGCCGCGCTGCGGGCCGCCCACGAGGCGGGGGTGGTGCACCGCGACGTGAAGCCGGCCAATGTGCTGCTCGCCGACGACGGGCGGGTGGTCCTGACCGATTTCGGCATTGCGACGGTGGCGGGAAGCCAGACGCTCACGATGACCGGGGAGGTCGTCGGATCGCCCGAATTCCTGGCCCCCGAAAGGGCGTTGGGGCGTACACCGGGCCCCGCGTCGGACCTGTGGTCGCTCGGGGTGCTGCTGTACGTGGCGGTGGAGGGCCGCTCCCCCTTCCGGCTGGACACCCCGCTGTCGACCCTGCGGGCGGTGGTGGACGACGCGTTGCCGCCGCCCCGTCGGGCGGGAGCGCTCGCGCCCGTGATCGAGGGGCTGCTGCGCAAGGATCCCGCGCAGCGGCTGCCGGCCGACGAGGCCGAGCACCGGTTGCGTCGTGTGGCGGCGGGCGGCACGCCGGTGGGCGGGTCCGAGGCGACGACGGTGGTGACCGGGCCTCCCGGCGCACCGCCGGCCCCGGTCCCGGCATCTGCCCCGCGGACGTCCGTACTGCCGCACTCCGGGGCCGCGTCCGTCGGGGCCGCATCCGTCGGCGCTAGGACCGCGACGGGCCGGGGCGGTACGGGGCCGCGGCACACCGGCACCGTTCTGCTGGCCGGGGCTCTGGTCCTGTTGTGCGCGCTGGGCTGGCTCGTCTGGCTGCTGGTGCGCGACAACTCCGGCACGGCGTCGGGAGGTTCACCCACGGGCGGCGCCCCCGTCCCCTCCGTGCCGCACTCCCCGTCGGCGGCCGGGGCGACCGGCGGCACGCCGGAAAGCAGCGTGCCCGCCCCTTCCCCGTCCGCGAGCACCGCGGACGGCAGCCCCTCGCCCGCGCCGCCGGCCGCCCAGTCGGTGCGGCTCGCCGTCCAGGTGGTGCGCGCGCGGTACCGCGGCGCGTGCCCGGCGCCGGTGGCATCGGCGCCGGAGATGGTCGTCGCGTTCACCGTGGGGCGTACGCCGGCGGAGCTGGAGTACCGCTGGGTCACCCGGGACGGCCGCTCGTCCGCCCCGGAGTGGAAGACGCTCTCCTTCGCCGCGGGCGGGCCGCGGACCCGGCAGGTGGCGCACACCGAGTCGCCCGCGCGCGGTGGCTCCAACGAGGTCCATGTCGAGGTGCGCGCACCGGTGAAGGGGGCGTCCGACGCGGTCGCGTACGCGGTGACGTGCGACGAGGAGACCCCGCCGGGCGGGCCCTCCTCGTCACCGTCGCCGTCACCGACTCCGACGGGCGCTTCGTCCCCGCCCGCCGGATGA
- a CDS encoding Gfo/Idh/MocA family protein, giving the protein MVVAAPATSDVPVASEVPVVLDAPDAPDAPDAPDVNVGLVGFGVAGRQHAEALAGVRGFRVAAVVEANAGLTTGSLRRLPSWEVLLADPGINLVGLCLPPGGRAALALEALKAGKAVLLEAPPALSEGEVDLMVATAEQVGRPIGVMLQHRHRLPEAVRAADWSAPSVTATLEVSRFRPPAHFHRAGWRSDPASALGGTAAHLAVHYVDLACQLLGAPSGVWTAPLREVRRGIDTRVTGVVEFVSGATLSFTATSEAAASSERLRVLGPDHSLSVDNGTVSARIGDAEGVWPTLRGPSLRRLVYQDMAEAMRSGGRPRRSDLEGARAVTRILRALRA; this is encoded by the coding sequence GTGGTGGTAGCCGCCCCGGCCACCTCGGACGTGCCCGTCGCCTCGGAGGTGCCCGTCGTCCTGGACGCGCCGGACGCGCCGGACGCGCCGGACGCCCCGGACGTCAACGTCGGCCTCGTCGGCTTCGGAGTGGCGGGGCGTCAGCACGCCGAGGCCCTGGCCGGCGTGAGGGGATTCCGGGTCGCCGCGGTGGTCGAGGCGAACGCGGGCCTGACGACGGGCTCGCTGCGGCGCCTTCCCTCGTGGGAGGTGCTGCTCGCCGACCCGGGCATCAACCTGGTGGGGCTCTGCCTGCCGCCCGGCGGCCGGGCGGCACTCGCCCTGGAGGCGCTGAAGGCCGGCAAGGCCGTCCTGCTGGAGGCTCCGCCCGCCCTCAGCGAGGGGGAGGTCGACCTCATGGTGGCCACGGCCGAGCAGGTCGGCAGACCCATCGGTGTCATGCTCCAGCACCGGCACCGGCTCCCGGAAGCCGTCCGTGCGGCCGACTGGTCCGCGCCCTCGGTCACGGCGACGCTCGAAGTGTCCCGGTTCCGGCCGCCGGCCCACTTCCACCGGGCCGGATGGCGCTCGGATCCGGCCTCGGCCCTGGGCGGCACGGCCGCCCACCTCGCCGTCCACTACGTGGATCTCGCCTGCCAACTCCTCGGCGCCCCCTCGGGTGTGTGGACCGCCCCGCTGCGGGAGGTGCGCCGGGGCATCGACACCCGCGTCACCGGCGTCGTCGAGTTCGTCAGCGGGGCCACCCTCTCCTTCACCGCGACCTCCGAGGCCGCCGCCTCCTCGGAACGCCTGAGGGTGCTCGGCCCCGACCACAGCCTGTCGGTCGACAACGGGACCGTCAGCGCGCGGATCGGTGACGCCGAGGGGGTCTGGCCCACCCTGCGGGGCCCTTCGCTGCGGCGGCTCGTCTACCAGGACATGGCCGAGGCCATGAGGTCGGGAGGCAGGCCACGCCGCAGCGATCTGGAAGGCGCACGCGCCGTGACCCGGATCCTGCGGGCGCTGCGCGCGTGA
- the metK gene encoding methionine adenosyltransferase, translating into MSRRLFTSESVTEGHPDKVADQISDTILDALLKEDPASRVAVETLVTTGLVHVAGEVTTAAFAPIASLVRDRILDIGYDSSLQGFDGASCGVSVSIGAQSSDIAQGVDSAYESRTTGGPGGAGAAVDELSQQGAGDQGLMFGYACDETPELMPLPIMLAHRLARRLAAVRKDGTLPYLRPDGKTQVTVEYDGDRPVRLDTVVVSAQHAPDVDLDSVLVPDVHECVVEPELARLGIETEGYRLLVNPTGRFEIGGPMGDAGLTGRKIIIDTYGGMARHGGGAFSGKDPSKVDRSAAYAMRWVAKNIVAAGLARRAEVQVAYAIGAAEPVGLFVETFGTETVPVARIQDAVTEVFDLRPAAIIRDLDLLRPIYAQTAAYGHFGRELPDFTWERTDRAERLRSAAGAT; encoded by the coding sequence GTGTCCAGACGCCTGTTCACTTCGGAGTCCGTCACCGAAGGGCACCCCGACAAGGTCGCCGACCAGATCAGCGACACCATTCTCGACGCCCTGCTCAAGGAGGACCCCGCCTCGCGGGTCGCCGTGGAAACCCTCGTCACCACGGGCCTCGTGCACGTCGCGGGCGAGGTGACCACCGCCGCCTTCGCGCCGATCGCCTCCCTCGTGCGGGACCGGATCCTGGACATCGGCTACGACAGCTCGCTCCAGGGCTTCGACGGCGCGTCCTGCGGGGTGTCCGTGTCCATCGGGGCGCAGTCCTCTGACATCGCCCAGGGGGTGGACAGCGCGTACGAGTCCCGCACCACGGGCGGCCCCGGCGGTGCGGGCGCGGCCGTGGACGAGCTGAGCCAACAGGGCGCAGGCGACCAGGGGTTGATGTTCGGCTACGCCTGCGACGAGACGCCTGAGCTGATGCCCCTGCCGATCATGCTGGCGCACCGGCTGGCCCGGCGCCTGGCCGCCGTGCGCAAGGACGGCACGCTCCCCTATCTGCGCCCGGACGGCAAGACGCAGGTCACCGTCGAGTACGACGGCGACCGGCCGGTCCGCCTCGACACCGTCGTGGTGTCCGCGCAGCACGCCCCCGACGTCGACCTCGACTCGGTCCTGGTGCCGGACGTCCACGAGTGCGTCGTGGAGCCCGAGCTGGCCCGCCTCGGCATCGAGACGGAGGGCTACCGGCTCCTGGTGAATCCGACCGGCCGGTTCGAGATCGGCGGCCCGATGGGCGACGCCGGCCTCACCGGTCGCAAGATCATCATCGACACGTACGGCGGCATGGCCCGCCACGGCGGCGGCGCGTTCTCCGGCAAGGACCCCTCGAAGGTGGACCGTTCGGCCGCGTACGCGATGCGCTGGGTGGCGAAGAACATCGTGGCGGCGGGGCTGGCGCGACGGGCCGAGGTGCAGGTCGCGTACGCGATCGGGGCGGCGGAGCCGGTCGGCCTCTTCGTGGAGACCTTCGGCACCGAGACCGTGCCCGTGGCGAGGATCCAGGACGCCGTGACGGAGGTCTTCGACCTGCGCCCCGCGGCCATCATCAGGGACCTGGACCTGCTGCGGCCGATCTACGCCCAGACCGCCGCCTACGGCCACTTCGGCCGCGAGCTGCCCGACTTCACCTGGGAGCGGACCGACCGGGCCGAACGGCTGCGCTCGGCGGCCGGGGCGACGTGA
- a CDS encoding SGNH/GDSL hydrolase family protein: MKLSRIAAYAWALVLAVALSLTGAGVAAAATQAAGSHYVALGDSYSSGVGSGSYDSSSGSCKRSTKAYPALWAAAHSPASFNFTACSGARTGDVTGSQLGPLSSTTDLVSITIGGNDAGFSDVMTNCVLYSESTCLSKVAAARGYVDSTLPGLLDSVYSAIRSKAPNAHVVVIGYPHFYKIGGSCIAGLSDNSRSAINGAADELNSVTAKRAADHGFSFADVVSGFTNHEICSSSPWLNSVVWTNIGESYHPTAAGQSGAYLPAFTRAA; the protein is encoded by the coding sequence ATGAAACTGTCCCGAATCGCGGCATATGCATGGGCGCTCGTGCTGGCTGTCGCGCTTTCCCTCACCGGGGCCGGCGTGGCGGCAGCGGCAACCCAGGCGGCCGGATCCCACTACGTGGCCCTCGGCGACTCGTACTCATCCGGTGTCGGTTCCGGTAGTTACGACAGTTCGAGCGGCAGCTGCAAGCGCTCCACCAAGGCCTATCCGGCCCTGTGGGCGGCGGCGCATTCACCCGCCTCGTTCAACTTCACCGCTTGCTCGGGCGCTCGTACGGGTGATGTGACGGGGAGCCAGCTCGGACCGCTCAGCTCCACCACCGACCTCGTCTCGATCACCATCGGAGGCAATGACGCCGGGTTCTCGGACGTCATGACCAACTGCGTCCTGTACTCGGAGTCCACCTGCCTCAGCAAGGTGGCGGCGGCCCGCGGTTACGTCGACTCGACGCTGCCGGGACTGCTCGACTCGGTGTACTCGGCGATCAGATCCAAGGCCCCCAACGCCCACGTCGTCGTCATCGGATACCCGCACTTCTACAAGATCGGCGGCAGCTGCATCGCGGGCCTCAGCGACAACTCCCGCTCGGCGATCAACGGCGCGGCCGACGAGCTCAACTCGGTGACCGCCAAGCGCGCCGCCGACCACGGCTTCAGCTTCGCGGACGTCGTGTCGGGCTTCACCAACCACGAGATCTGCTCCAGCAGCCCGTGGCTCAACAGCGTCGTATGGACCAACATCGGCGAGTCCTACCACCCCACCGCCGCCGGCCAGTCGGGCGCCTACCTGCCCGCCTTCACCCGCGCGGCCTGA
- a CDS encoding helix-turn-helix transcriptional regulator — MFEIGLIHNHPLIEWAVSQALAGAQDMCVHVLSADRTGPAGQGALPGRLDVLVMDRPPGRSPLAEAAATRASCVLLMSATGAEGAYPGVSGWLSERSDPVALAAEIRAAARRSRAAADRSRRARTRPASTPDDVTLLSVREHQVLRMLARGLTHDQTARRLGISCHTVDTYVKRVRCKLGVGTKAELVRAAMAYGCD; from the coding sequence TTGTTCGAGATCGGTCTCATCCACAACCACCCGCTCATCGAGTGGGCCGTCAGCCAAGCCCTCGCGGGAGCACAGGACATGTGCGTCCACGTGCTGAGCGCCGACCGTACCGGGCCTGCGGGGCAGGGCGCCCTGCCCGGCCGTCTGGACGTCCTGGTGATGGACCGGCCGCCCGGCCGGTCGCCGCTGGCCGAGGCCGCGGCGACCCGCGCGTCCTGCGTGCTGCTCATGTCCGCCACGGGCGCCGAGGGCGCGTACCCGGGGGTCAGCGGCTGGCTGTCCGAGCGGTCCGACCCGGTGGCCCTCGCGGCCGAGATCCGCGCGGCGGCCCGCCGCTCCCGCGCGGCGGCCGACCGCTCGCGCCGGGCACGGACCCGGCCCGCGAGCACCCCGGACGACGTCACGCTGCTCTCCGTCCGCGAGCACCAGGTGCTGCGCATGCTGGCCCGGGGCCTGACGCACGACCAGACGGCGCGCAGACTCGGCATCAGCTGTCACACCGTGGACACGTACGTCAAGCGGGTCCGCTGCAAGCTCGGCGTCGGCACCAAGGCGGAGCTGGTCAGGGCGGCGATGGCGTACGGCTGCGACTGA